From Carassius auratus strain Wakin chromosome 1, ASM336829v1, whole genome shotgun sequence, the proteins below share one genomic window:
- the LOC113106191 gene encoding E3 ubiquitin-protein ligase MARCH4-like, whose product MLLAIGVIVWCWGLLSRRPMLRRQGKQKGRFCVLFSDLKVFLLRPPPPSASPPAFTPMNELNAEGNATSSATESHSLVNGHYQPVTGEGLDTRGPGDWTHSAVDPPRTLDCCSSSEDCSKEKLDERLSLNSCTDSGVRTPLCRICFQGPEQGELLSPCRCSGSVRCTHEPCLIKWISERGSWSCELCYYKYQVIAISTKNPLQWQAISLTVIEKVQIAAAVLGSLFLIASISWLVWSSLSPSAKWQRQDLLFQICYAMYGFMDLVCIGRSLDAQ is encoded by the exons ATGTTGTTGGCTATCGGTGTCATTGTATGGTGTTGGGGATTGTTGAGTCGCAGACCGATGCTGCGTCGCCAGGGCAAGCAGAAAGGCCGCTTTTGCGTCTTGTTCAGTGACCTGAAGGTTTTCCTACTCAGGCCACCGCCACCGTCGGCATCGCCACCTGCTTTCACACCCATGAACGAACTAAATGCGGAGGGCAATGCGACGAGCAGCGCCACGGAGAGTCACTCTTTAGTCAACGGACATTACCAGCCGGTAACAGGTGAGGGGTTGGACACCCGAGGGCCCGGAGACTGGACTCATAGTGCAGTGGATCCGCCGAGGACTCTGGACTGTTGCAGCTCATCTGAAGATTGCTCTAAGGAGAAGCTGGACGAGAGGTTATCTCTGAACAGCTGCACGGACAGTGGAGTCAGGACTCCGTTATGTCGGATCTGTTTCCAGGGCCCAGAGCAG GGGGAGCTGCTGAGCCCGTGTCGTTGTAGTGGTTCTGTACGCTGCACTCATGAGCCCTGTCTTATTAAGTGGATTAGTGAGAGAGGATCCTGGAGCTGTGAACTCTGTTACTACAAATACCAGGTCATCGCCATCAGCACCAAGAACCCGCTACAG TGGCAGGCCATCTCGTTGACAGTGATAGAGAAAGTACAGATAGCTGCAGCTGTTCTGGGTTCACTGTTCCTGATAGCCAGTATCTCCTGGCTGGTCTGGTCCTCCCTCAGCCCCTCGGCCAAGTGGCAACGGCAGGACCTGCTCTTCCAGATCTGTTACGCCATGTATGGCTTCATGGACCTGGTGTGCATCGGTAGGTCATTGGATGCTCAATAA